In one window of Mesorhizobium sp. B2-1-1 DNA:
- a CDS encoding ABC transporter permease encodes MSARSDRQHHFSWTDAGPFLALFALLVAGFLINPDFLSATNLGNVITRSAYVAIIAVGATFVISSGGLDLSVGSMVAFIAGVTIMFMNMMAPSLGLWAIPAGMVIAVVAGLLCGLANGLIVTVGRIEPFIATLGTMGIFRALITYMTDGGTIPIDRSLRDAYRPVYFGAVAGIPVPILLSALVAVVGAFVLYKTKYGRKCAAVGANEDVARYSGISVVKTRTIAYVIQGACVAVAAICYVPRLGAATPTTGQLWELQVITAVVIGGTALRGGKGRIWGTIAGAVILELIANLMVLSDFVSEYLVAAVQGVIIIIAMLVQRFSK; translated from the coding sequence ATGTCTGCCCGAAGCGACAGGCAGCACCATTTCTCGTGGACGGATGCCGGCCCTTTCCTCGCATTGTTCGCACTGCTGGTGGCGGGATTCCTCATCAATCCGGATTTTCTTTCCGCGACAAACCTAGGCAACGTGATCACGCGCAGCGCTTATGTCGCCATCATAGCCGTCGGCGCCACATTCGTGATCTCATCAGGCGGGCTCGACCTTTCGGTCGGCTCGATGGTCGCCTTCATCGCCGGCGTCACGATCATGTTCATGAACATGATGGCCCCCAGCCTCGGCCTTTGGGCCATCCCGGCAGGCATGGTGATAGCAGTCGTCGCGGGGCTTCTATGCGGCCTCGCGAACGGTCTCATCGTCACGGTCGGAAGGATCGAGCCGTTCATCGCCACGCTCGGCACAATGGGTATCTTCCGCGCACTGATCACCTACATGACCGACGGCGGCACGATCCCGATCGATCGCTCGCTGCGGGACGCGTACCGGCCGGTCTATTTCGGCGCCGTCGCGGGCATTCCGGTGCCGATCCTTCTGTCGGCGCTCGTTGCGGTGGTCGGCGCATTTGTCCTCTACAAGACCAAATATGGCCGCAAATGCGCGGCGGTGGGCGCGAACGAGGACGTCGCCCGCTATTCGGGCATCTCGGTCGTCAAGACGCGCACCATTGCCTATGTCATCCAGGGTGCATGCGTGGCGGTCGCCGCCATCTGTTACGTGCCTCGTCTGGGAGCCGCCACCCCGACCACCGGACAGCTTTGGGAGCTGCAGGTGATAACGGCCGTTGTCATTGGCGGAACGGCGCTGCGGGGCGGCAAGGGCCGCATCTGGGGCACCATCGCCGGTGCGGTGATCCTGGAGCTGATCGCCAACCTGATGGTGTTGTCGGATTTCGTTTCCGAATACCTCGTCGCCGCGGTGCAGGGCGTCATCATCATCATCGCCATGCTCGTGCAAAGATTTTCGAAATAG